In a genomic window of Aggregatimonas sangjinii:
- the dgt gene encoding dGTP triphosphohydrolase: MNWEQLLSLKRFGDTNKRLRKEQDETRLGFEVDYDRIIFSTAFRSLQDKTQVIPLSKTDFVHTRLTHSLEVSVVGRSLGRIAGKKILEKHPHLSEVHGYRFNDFGAIVAAAALSHDIGNPPFGHSGEKAIGEFFKTGKGQRYQSLLTEKEYQDIIDFEGNANGFKLLTESREGISGGLRLSYATLGAFMKYPKESLPKKPTPHIADKKFGFFQSEKDSFREVAEELGLTQTRHGDDLSFSRHPLTFLVEAADDICYTIIDFEDGINLGLISEDFALEYLINLVKDSINTNKYNSLAYKADRLSYLRALAINTLITDAISIFAANEAAILDGSFEVSLMDKSGYTAQIRDIIAISVENIYQSQEVIEKEIAGYKIISDILEVYTTALVRTKEGKPSNYDQLMLKTLPQFYQRTDTELYDILLNTCCYVASLSDSAAVHIHNKIMGKQL; the protein is encoded by the coding sequence ATGAACTGGGAACAACTACTTTCCTTAAAACGCTTTGGCGATACCAACAAAAGACTGCGAAAAGAACAGGACGAAACCCGCTTGGGATTCGAGGTCGATTACGATCGGATTATCTTTTCGACTGCCTTTCGAAGTTTACAGGACAAAACACAGGTCATTCCCCTTTCGAAGACCGATTTCGTGCATACCCGCCTTACCCACAGCTTGGAAGTATCGGTCGTAGGGCGCAGCCTTGGTCGTATCGCAGGAAAGAAAATATTGGAAAAACACCCGCATTTGAGCGAAGTTCACGGATATCGGTTCAATGATTTCGGGGCTATCGTGGCCGCGGCCGCACTTTCACACGATATCGGGAATCCACCCTTTGGGCATAGCGGGGAAAAGGCCATCGGGGAATTCTTCAAAACTGGCAAGGGGCAACGGTACCAATCGCTCCTTACCGAAAAGGAATATCAAGATATCATCGATTTTGAAGGGAATGCCAATGGGTTTAAACTATTGACCGAATCGCGGGAAGGCATTTCCGGAGGATTGCGTTTGAGCTATGCCACTTTAGGGGCCTTTATGAAATATCCGAAGGAATCGCTCCCAAAAAAACCGACCCCGCATATCGCGGACAAGAAATTTGGATTCTTTCAATCGGAAAAAGACAGCTTTCGGGAAGTTGCGGAAGAGCTAGGCTTAACGCAGACCCGTCACGGCGATGACCTCAGTTTTTCAAGACACCCGCTTACTTTTTTGGTCGAAGCGGCCGACGATATCTGCTACACCATTATCGATTTTGAAGACGGCATCAATCTCGGGTTGATTTCAGAGGACTTTGCCTTAGAATACCTCATCAATTTGGTCAAGGACAGCATTAATACTAACAAATACAACTCCCTCGCATACAAAGCGGACCGTTTGAGTTATCTGAGAGCGCTGGCCATCAATACCCTAATCACCGATGCCATTTCCATTTTTGCGGCCAATGAAGCGGCTATTCTTGACGGCAGTTTTGAAGTTTCCCTAATGGATAAAAGCGGCTATACCGCCCAAATTAGGGATATTATCGCCATCAGTGTCGAGAACATCTATCAATCGCAAGAGGTCATCGAAAAGGAAATAGCGGGCTATAAAATCATCTCCGATATTTTGGAAGTCTATACGACCGCGTTGGTACGCACCAAGGAAGGAAAACCAAGCAACTACGATCAGTTGATGCTAAAAACCTTGCCACAATTTTATCAACGAACCGATACAGAACTGTATGATATTTTATTGAACACCTGTTGTTATGTGGCCAGCTTATCGGATAGTGCTGCAGTTCATATTCACAATAAGATCATGGGAAAACAGCTGTAA
- a CDS encoding DUF3078 domain-containing protein: protein MSVNQISSQDTIPKNTPSDSVLIITIQDRSFQEKPRVIPRGIKLANSKAGLKPSDFDLALRRRRLPSFWTNKNKLGISMNEVAFVNWSAGGNNSISALADLKFERNYKFRYIKWDNYMDLRYGLNLQENQKLRKTDDAIRLSSTFGYRRDTISNWFYSVKANFNTQFSNGFKYPDRSSPISRFMAPGYSFLGAGTSYISPNQKFNLYISPLTQKTTFVLDQDLADKGAFGVEKAEIDADGNIVREGENIFLEFGFLISNSWEAILFENVGIKHRLSLYSDYLRRFGNIDVDWELNLEFRINRYIATTIGTQLIYDDDILFNEQKDDDGNVTDPGEPKLQFRQLLGVGVSYAF, encoded by the coding sequence ATGAGTGTAAACCAAATCTCATCGCAGGATACGATACCCAAAAATACACCTTCGGATTCTGTCTTGATCATTACAATTCAAGACCGCTCATTTCAAGAAAAACCTCGTGTGATTCCCCGTGGCATTAAATTGGCAAATTCAAAGGCAGGCCTTAAACCCTCCGACTTCGACTTGGCACTGCGCCGTCGTCGATTACCGTCTTTCTGGACGAATAAAAACAAGTTGGGCATTAGTATGAACGAGGTGGCATTCGTCAATTGGAGCGCCGGGGGAAACAATTCGATCAGCGCCTTGGCGGATCTAAAATTTGAGCGGAATTATAAGTTCAGGTACATCAAGTGGGACAATTATATGGATCTGCGTTACGGATTGAATTTGCAGGAAAACCAAAAATTGCGAAAAACCGACGATGCGATTCGGTTGAGTTCTACCTTTGGGTATCGAAGAGATACGATAAGCAATTGGTTCTATTCGGTAAAGGCCAATTTCAATACGCAATTTTCGAATGGGTTCAAGTATCCCGATCGTTCATCACCTATCTCACGGTTTATGGCACCAGGCTATTCTTTTTTAGGTGCGGGAACTTCTTACATTTCACCAAATCAGAAATTCAATCTTTATATTTCCCCGCTAACTCAAAAAACCACCTTTGTTTTAGATCAAGATCTCGCCGATAAAGGGGCTTTTGGGGTTGAAAAGGCCGAAATCGATGCAGACGGCAATATTGTTCGGGAAGGCGAGAACATTTTTTTGGAATTCGGTTTTCTGATAAGTAACTCCTGGGAAGCTATACTTTTTGAAAACGTCGGCATTAAACACCGATTGAGTTTGTATTCCGATTACCTTCGAAGGTTCGGAAATATAGATGTAGATTGGGAATTGAACCTGGAATTTCGAATCAATAGGTATATTGCGACAACCATCGGCACACAGCTTATCTATGATGATGACATTTTGTTCAACGAGCAAAAAGATGATGACGGTAACGTTACCGACCCTGGAGAACCCAAACTGCAATTCAGGCAACTGCTCGGTGTCGGCGTTTCATATGCTTTTTAG